One window of Psychrobacillus sp. FSL H8-0483 genomic DNA carries:
- a CDS encoding MFS transporter has translation MTKKSNQFALYILMFNMFIAMAGIGLVVPVMPQYLETFGVAGQALGFIVASFALGQFLFSPIAGDLSDSFGRKKLIIVGLVVFSASQLWFGLATHEWMLYAARFVSGIGGAFLIPATMAFVADITSFEDRGKGMGLLGASMSLGFMIGPALGGFLAKVSLTFPFYMAALAAIISAVVSFIILPDIKNVVSANPLEKKKRENILIQMKNSVKTPYFMMLIIIFVFSFGIANFQTTFSLYVDHKYNYTPQDIAVVLTVGGFIGVLIQTLVVSKLFKRFGELNVILVSLVVAALSFLLFFVVDGYWLILVVASIFSTATTLIRPAVNTVVSKLAGHEQGFAAGMNNAYMSLGNMIGPALAGILFDININIPFVIGSIILLFSWGITLVWIKKKKPII, from the coding sequence ATGACAAAGAAATCAAATCAATTTGCACTTTACATATTAATGTTTAATATGTTTATAGCGATGGCTGGAATTGGGCTAGTTGTTCCAGTTATGCCTCAATATTTAGAAACGTTTGGTGTAGCGGGTCAAGCACTTGGATTTATTGTCGCTTCCTTTGCTTTAGGCCAATTTTTATTTTCTCCTATAGCGGGAGATTTATCCGATTCATTTGGACGTAAAAAATTAATTATAGTAGGTTTAGTAGTCTTCTCTGCCTCTCAATTATGGTTTGGATTGGCAACTCATGAATGGATGCTTTATGCTGCACGTTTTGTTAGCGGAATTGGGGGAGCTTTTTTAATTCCGGCAACGATGGCATTTGTTGCAGACATAACATCATTTGAAGACCGTGGAAAAGGGATGGGACTATTAGGCGCTTCCATGTCACTTGGATTCATGATTGGACCCGCTTTAGGTGGATTTTTAGCGAAAGTTAGCTTAACTTTCCCATTCTATATGGCTGCTCTAGCAGCAATTATTTCTGCTGTTGTCTCATTCATCATATTGCCGGATATTAAAAATGTTGTCTCCGCAAATCCTTTAGAAAAGAAAAAACGAGAAAACATATTAATTCAAATGAAAAACTCAGTTAAAACACCTTATTTTATGATGTTAATCATCATCTTTGTTTTCTCATTTGGTATCGCCAATTTCCAAACGACCTTCTCTTTATACGTGGATCATAAATACAATTACACACCACAAGATATCGCAGTAGTTCTAACAGTCGGTGGATTCATTGGAGTACTCATTCAAACACTTGTCGTCTCTAAGTTATTTAAACGGTTTGGTGAATTGAATGTAATCTTGGTAAGCTTAGTAGTTGCAGCGTTGTCATTCTTGCTATTTTTCGTTGTAGATGGATACTGGCTAATATTAGTAGTAGCTTCTATTTTCTCAACAGCAACTACACTTATTCGACCAGCTGTAAACACGGTTGTATCCAAGCTAGCTGGGCATGAGCAGGGATTTGCTGCTGGTATGAATAATGCCTATATGAGTTTAGGAAATATGATTGGGCCAGCATTAGCAGGAATACTTTTTGATATAAATATTAACATTCCATTTGTTATAGGCTCGATTATTTTACTATTCTCTTGGGGTATAACGCTTGTTTGGATTAAAAAGAAAAAACCGATTATATAA
- a CDS encoding ABC transporter ATP-binding protein, whose amino-acid sequence MTETPIIRFENVTKNYDEETTVLKNINFELERGKFYTLLGPSGCGKTTILRLIAGFMQPSSGSIYFNGKLINNVPANERQVNTVFQDYALFPHLNVFENIAFGLRIKKLGKKEIEQKVLEALKFVNLSGYENREIAEMSGGQRQRVAIARAIVNDPEIILLDEPLSALDLKLRSEMQYELRELQQRLGKTFIFVTHDQEEALAMSDEIFVLNAGNIEQSGTPMDIYDEPINRFVADFIGESNIVSGTMVADFRIHIGGKEFECVDQGLNPNEKIDVVIRPEDLEITTVENGKMKVKVDTQLFRGVHYELSTYDDEGNEWLVHSTKKAEVGEFIGLDFDPEAIHVMRLNETEEEFDKRLESYGEDAYAN is encoded by the coding sequence ATGACAGAGACACCCATCATTCGTTTCGAGAATGTGACAAAAAACTATGACGAAGAAACTACTGTTTTAAAAAATATTAACTTTGAGTTAGAACGTGGTAAATTCTACACTTTACTAGGACCATCTGGTTGTGGAAAAACGACCATTTTGCGATTAATAGCAGGCTTTATGCAGCCATCTAGTGGAAGCATATATTTCAATGGGAAATTAATTAATAATGTACCCGCAAACGAAAGACAAGTTAATACAGTATTTCAGGACTATGCCTTATTTCCTCACTTAAATGTTTTTGAAAATATAGCATTTGGACTTCGTATAAAAAAATTAGGAAAAAAAGAGATTGAACAAAAAGTTTTAGAAGCACTCAAGTTTGTCAACTTAAGTGGATATGAAAATAGAGAAATTGCCGAAATGTCGGGTGGTCAAAGACAACGTGTAGCAATTGCCCGCGCAATCGTAAATGATCCTGAAATCATTTTACTAGATGAGCCACTTTCAGCTCTAGACTTAAAACTACGTTCTGAAATGCAATATGAGCTTCGCGAGCTTCAACAAAGACTTGGCAAGACTTTTATTTTTGTTACACATGACCAAGAAGAAGCACTGGCTATGTCTGATGAAATCTTCGTTTTAAACGCTGGTAATATCGAGCAAAGTGGAACTCCAATGGATATTTACGATGAACCAATTAACCGATTTGTTGCAGATTTTATTGGAGAATCTAATATCGTTTCCGGAACAATGGTAGCTGACTTCCGTATACATATCGGTGGAAAAGAATTCGAATGTGTCGATCAAGGGCTTAATCCAAATGAAAAAATAGATGTTGTCATTCGCCCTGAAGACTTAGAAATTACTACAGTTGAGAATGGAAAAATGAAGGTTAAAGTAGATACACAGTTATTTAGAGGAGTTCACTACGAACTCTCTACTTATGACGATGAAGGAAATGAATGGCTTGTTCATTCTACGAAAAAAGCAGAAGTTGGAGAATTTATCGGGCTAGACTTTGACCCAGAAGCTATTCATGTTATGCGTCTAAATGAAACAGAAGAAGAATTTGATAAGCGACTTGAGTCTTATGGAGAAGACGCTTATGCAAACTAA
- a CDS encoding VWA domain-containing protein codes for MDLRVDQPLWLLILIPIVIYFMWTWRKDKKIFRREGKVVFFLRLVAVFCLVLGLTNPYLLLPIKEEQVLFLVDRSASVQGTEQQVTEWIEESLSSRKNSHVVGVYTFAEDFQSEVALTAEEVNLPVFTPMKSPGNTDIARALQLSTGIVDPNKATRIVLFTDGLETSGSVADELVKVAGGNVTIDVVQLERVASEDVAVTSFETPPVAFEGEQQQLNVKLEATKDTKGELLLYQNDQLLSREQITLEKGTNSFTFRNASKGEGLLKYQVQVIVPDDGLIENNKLTSVTNVESSPRLLVVTNEGSHSNIPTVIDQEAITTDVIDAIALPYDLSNYLAYDAIIFDNVPGHAVGEQKMTVIEQAVKNFGVGFMMVGGKNSFGLGGYFKTPIEKLLPVEMEIKGKQQLPSLGLIIVMDRSGSMSGSKLEYAKEAAARSVEMLRDEDTLGFIAFDDRPWEIIEAEPLSNRDAAVESILSVGSGGGTEIYSGLALAYERLAPLKLQRKHIILLTDGQSSTSNDYQTLIEEGAENLITVSTVAVGQDADRALLESLAEMGGGTFYEVEDESTIPAIMSTETAMISRTYIEDNPFYPIIYGDATWTSLFADGVPQMNAYIATTPKQTATVIAESEKEDPVLAEWMYGLGRTIAFTSDSTGEWSGDFARWSNWGDLWNTAISRLLPAYSEVPFTIQKASDGSYTVTDPSGKSSFIEIAAVNEKGEELPVLSEPLAPGKSRVTVDSEPGLVFFRVSNEQEAVYQAGISIPYSEEYKVQKPNTGNLEMIASRTGGKMLTEPSEAFRTIDLKSSEKQSIQQFLILAAIILFFMDITIRRFGFRQLLAPFSQMNRKKEISANTDVTSNVEKLVKGKKNR; via the coding sequence GTGGATTTACGAGTTGACCAACCGCTATGGCTTTTAATACTTATTCCAATTGTTATTTATTTTATGTGGACTTGGAGAAAAGATAAAAAGATTTTTCGAAGAGAAGGAAAAGTAGTATTTTTTCTTCGACTTGTTGCTGTTTTCTGCTTAGTTCTTGGTTTAACAAATCCTTATCTTTTATTACCCATTAAAGAAGAACAAGTTCTCTTTTTAGTGGACCGTTCAGCTTCTGTCCAAGGCACTGAGCAACAAGTGACGGAATGGATTGAAGAGAGTCTATCTTCTCGAAAAAATTCACATGTTGTAGGGGTATATACATTTGCAGAAGATTTTCAATCGGAAGTTGCGTTAACTGCTGAAGAAGTAAATTTACCGGTATTTACACCGATGAAGTCACCTGGAAATACGGATATAGCAAGAGCTTTACAACTATCTACAGGTATAGTAGATCCTAACAAAGCGACAAGAATAGTTCTGTTCACGGATGGATTAGAAACAAGTGGATCCGTGGCAGATGAGTTAGTGAAAGTTGCTGGGGGAAATGTCACAATAGATGTTGTACAGCTAGAAAGAGTAGCTTCGGAAGATGTTGCTGTCACGTCTTTTGAAACTCCGCCAGTTGCTTTTGAAGGAGAACAACAGCAGCTTAATGTTAAATTAGAAGCAACTAAGGATACTAAAGGAGAGCTGCTTCTTTATCAAAATGACCAATTATTGTCACGAGAACAAATTACATTAGAAAAAGGAACTAATAGCTTTACTTTCCGAAATGCTTCTAAAGGTGAAGGACTATTAAAGTATCAAGTTCAGGTGATAGTTCCTGATGATGGCTTAATTGAAAATAATAAATTGACGAGCGTGACGAATGTAGAAAGCTCTCCAAGACTGTTAGTTGTCACAAACGAAGGAAGCCATTCTAATATTCCAACGGTTATTGATCAAGAAGCAATAACAACTGACGTAATAGACGCAATTGCACTACCTTATGATCTATCCAATTATTTAGCCTATGATGCTATTATTTTTGACAATGTCCCTGGGCACGCAGTTGGGGAGCAGAAAATGACAGTTATTGAACAAGCTGTGAAAAATTTCGGTGTTGGCTTTATGATGGTTGGAGGTAAAAATAGCTTTGGCTTAGGGGGATATTTCAAAACTCCAATTGAAAAGCTATTACCGGTTGAAATGGAAATCAAAGGGAAACAACAGTTACCATCTCTAGGGTTAATTATTGTGATGGATCGTTCAGGCAGTATGAGTGGTTCTAAATTAGAATATGCGAAAGAAGCAGCTGCACGTTCTGTAGAGATGCTTCGTGACGAGGATACACTTGGATTTATAGCTTTTGATGATCGTCCTTGGGAAATTATCGAAGCAGAACCCCTTTCCAATAGGGATGCTGCAGTGGAGAGTATTTTATCTGTAGGATCCGGTGGAGGAACGGAAATTTATTCTGGTCTGGCTCTCGCATATGAACGTTTAGCTCCATTAAAGCTTCAAAGAAAGCATATCATTTTACTAACAGACGGTCAGTCTTCTACTAGTAATGACTATCAAACGTTAATCGAAGAGGGAGCTGAGAATTTAATTACGGTGTCGACTGTTGCAGTGGGGCAAGATGCGGATAGAGCACTACTGGAAAGTTTAGCTGAAATGGGTGGAGGTACCTTTTACGAGGTGGAAGATGAATCGACCATTCCTGCTATCATGTCGACGGAAACAGCAATGATTTCTAGAACATATATTGAAGATAATCCTTTCTATCCGATCATTTATGGTGATGCAACTTGGACCAGTTTATTTGCAGACGGGGTACCACAAATGAATGCATATATTGCAACGACTCCTAAGCAAACTGCTACAGTAATTGCCGAAAGTGAGAAGGAAGATCCTGTACTAGCGGAATGGATGTATGGATTAGGAAGAACGATTGCCTTTACCTCTGATTCTACTGGAGAGTGGAGTGGAGATTTCGCTAGATGGAGTAATTGGGGAGACCTTTGGAACACTGCTATTTCAAGACTTCTACCAGCATATAGTGAAGTTCCTTTTACGATTCAAAAGGCTAGTGACGGCAGTTATACAGTAACGGATCCTTCGGGGAAATCTTCTTTTATTGAAATAGCTGCGGTTAATGAAAAAGGAGAAGAGCTACCAGTATTGTCAGAGCCGCTTGCACCAGGCAAATCGAGAGTGACTGTTGATAGTGAACCAGGACTAGTGTTTTTCCGAGTATCAAATGAGCAAGAGGCGGTGTATCAAGCAGGTATTTCCATTCCATATAGCGAAGAATATAAAGTCCAAAAGCCGAACACAGGAAATTTGGAGATGATCGCTAGTCGGACAGGTGGAAAGATGCTTACCGAACCTTCTGAAGCATTCCGAACAATCGATTTAAAAAGTTCTGAAAAACAATCGATTCAGCAGTTCCTTATACTCGCTGCAATAATATTGTTCTTCATGGATATCACGATCAGAAGATTTGGGTTTAGACAATTGCTTGCTCCATTTTCTCAAATGAACCGGAAAAAAGAAATTAGTGCTAACACAGATGTAACAAGCAATGTAGAAAAACTCGTAAAAGGCAAAAAGAATCGTTAA
- a CDS encoding ABC transporter permease gives MEKTSRTAKLYLVLVFVILYAPIFYLIFYSFNSGGSMNDFESFTLEHYAAVFSDTRLMMILINTVIVALLSALLSTIIGVFGSLGIVYMRNKSLRNSILSLNNVLIVSPDVVIGASFLILFTMIGVKLGFASVLISHIAFSIPIVVLMVLPKLQEMNSSLIDAAADLGATKRDILTRVIIPFIKPGIFAGFFLALTYSLDDFAVTFFVTGNGFSTLSVEIYSMARAGITLTINALSGIIFIVTLVLVVGYYFISQRGKNPIGMGVRK, from the coding sequence ATGGAAAAAACTAGTAGAACAGCAAAACTGTACTTAGTCCTTGTTTTTGTCATTTTGTATGCACCCATCTTTTACTTAATCTTTTACTCTTTCAATAGTGGCGGCAGCATGAATGATTTTGAATCTTTCACGCTAGAACATTACGCTGCTGTGTTTTCGGATACACGACTTATGATGATTCTTATTAATACGGTGATTGTAGCGCTTCTTTCGGCACTACTATCTACAATAATTGGAGTATTTGGTTCGCTCGGTATCGTTTACATGCGTAACAAATCGCTACGTAATTCCATATTATCGTTAAATAATGTATTAATCGTAAGTCCTGATGTTGTAATTGGTGCTTCTTTCTTAATCTTATTTACGATGATTGGAGTGAAACTTGGATTTGCATCCGTTTTAATTTCACATATTGCTTTTAGTATTCCAATCGTTGTGCTTATGGTATTACCTAAGCTGCAAGAAATGAATAGCTCATTAATAGACGCGGCCGCTGATTTAGGTGCTACTAAAAGAGATATATTAACACGCGTTATTATTCCATTTATCAAACCGGGAATTTTTGCAGGTTTCTTTCTAGCACTTACGTATTCCTTAGATGATTTTGCTGTAACCTTTTTTGTAACAGGAAATGGTTTTAGCACACTTTCTGTTGAAATATACTCGATGGCACGTGCAGGCATCACTCTAACGATTAATGCATTATCCGGCATAATCTTTATCGTGACACTTGTTCTCGTTGTGGGTTATTACTTTATAAGCCAACGCGGGAAAAACCCTATCGGAATGGGGGTACGAAAATGA
- a CDS encoding XRE family transcriptional regulator, whose protein sequence is MQIGKKIKRLRLEKGLTQEELGERTDLSKGFISQLERDINSPSIETLFSILNVLGSKPKDFFDDEQARTKVVYEKEEQTIFVDVEKKYKLHWLISESNENEMEPVLISLGTGGQFKQFEPSLSQTFIFVLQGKVELTLGKQHYFASKGESLYFDASDHHLLQNGSDEDAQVIYVVTNSYL, encoded by the coding sequence ATGCAAATAGGCAAAAAAATTAAAAGATTACGTTTGGAAAAAGGATTAACCCAAGAAGAATTAGGTGAAAGAACTGATTTAAGTAAAGGATTTATTTCTCAATTAGAAAGAGATATTAACTCACCTTCCATTGAAACGCTTTTTTCTATTTTAAATGTGCTGGGTTCTAAACCAAAAGACTTTTTTGATGACGAACAGGCTCGAACAAAGGTTGTGTATGAAAAAGAAGAACAAACGATTTTTGTAGATGTAGAAAAGAAATATAAACTTCACTGGCTCATATCTGAATCAAATGAAAATGAAATGGAACCAGTACTTATTTCTTTAGGAACAGGTGGACAATTTAAACAGTTCGAGCCCTCCTTATCCCAAACGTTTATATTTGTATTACAAGGAAAAGTGGAGTTAACACTAGGTAAACAACATTATTTTGCTTCTAAAGGGGAATCTCTCTATTTTGATGCATCCGATCACCATCTATTACAAAATGGTTCTGATGAAGATGCACAAGTAATTTATGTCGTTACAAATTCTTACTTATAA
- a CDS encoding ABC transporter permease — protein sequence MQTKNTKRFYLIPYFVWIVLFVIAPIALITYYSFFDLSGNFTLDNYKNFFTSVYLKLTLSSFWYAFLITLFSLFVAYPTAYLLTKTRHKQLWLLLIIIPSWINLLLKTYAFIGIFGLYGPVNAFLNVFGMKETQILFTDFSFIFVSVYIFIPFMILPIFNSLDKLNPSLIDASRDLGASSWTTFSKVIFPLTVNGVKAGIQAVFIPSLSLFMITRLIAGNKVITLGTAIEQQFLVTQNWGMGSTIAVFLIIFMVIIMIITGQRDKGATSNGKN from the coding sequence ATGCAAACTAAAAATACGAAGAGGTTTTATTTAATACCTTATTTTGTTTGGATTGTTCTTTTTGTAATTGCTCCAATTGCTTTGATCACCTATTATTCTTTTTTCGATTTAAGCGGTAATTTCACATTAGACAATTATAAAAACTTCTTTACTTCTGTCTATTTAAAGTTAACTCTTAGTTCTTTCTGGTATGCATTTCTTATTACTCTGTTTTCATTATTTGTGGCATACCCAACTGCTTATCTACTGACAAAAACAAGACATAAACAGTTATGGTTATTACTTATCATCATTCCATCTTGGATTAACTTACTTTTAAAAACGTATGCATTCATTGGAATTTTTGGATTGTACGGACCGGTTAATGCATTTTTAAATGTTTTTGGTATGAAGGAAACACAAATATTATTTACAGACTTTAGTTTTATTTTTGTATCTGTTTATATTTTTATTCCATTTATGATCTTACCTATCTTTAACTCTCTTGATAAATTAAACCCATCGTTAATCGATGCGAGTAGAGATTTAGGTGCTTCCAGTTGGACAACCTTTTCAAAGGTTATTTTCCCCTTAACAGTAAATGGGGTTAAGGCTGGAATTCAAGCGGTATTCATTCCTTCCCTTTCGCTATTTATGATTACGCGATTAATTGCGGGGAACAAAGTAATTACACTAGGAACTGCTATTGAGCAACAATTTCTAGTAACTCAGAACTGGGGAATGGGTTCAACAATTGCCGTGTTCCTAATTATATTTATGGTCATTATAATGATTATTACTGGTCAGAGAGACAAGGGGGCTACTTCTAATGGAAAAAACTAG
- a CDS encoding ABC transporter substrate-binding protein, with the protein MKDILRASIAILIVCIVLFIVNDYLDKSSGKAGSDTVTIFNWGEYIDPDLIAQFEEESGYRVVYETFDSNEAMMTKIEQGGTSYDIAIPSEYAIEKMKEKDLLLSIDHTKIPNLKNIDPYFLDLSFDPKNKYSIPYFWGTVGIVFNPTLLDGQTFESWETLWDPSLRGQVLLVDGAREVIGMGLNSLGYSLNSTNEKELHEAVEKLKKLSPNIKAIIGDEVTQLMINEEAAVALTWSGQAADMMWENEELDYAVPKEGSNLWFDNMVIPKTAANIEGAHAFINFILDAEVSAQNADYVGYSIPNAAAMELMDEEVTSDERFYPSVEQRDNLEVYNNLGLEMLGKYNELFLEFKMSSN; encoded by the coding sequence ATGAAAGACATACTTAGAGCGTCGATAGCTATCTTGATCGTTTGTATCGTTTTATTTATAGTAAATGATTATTTGGATAAAAGCTCTGGTAAGGCTGGTAGTGATACGGTAACTATATTTAACTGGGGAGAATACATCGATCCAGATTTGATTGCTCAGTTTGAAGAAGAATCAGGCTACCGTGTTGTGTATGAAACATTTGACTCAAACGAAGCAATGATGACGAAAATAGAGCAAGGTGGTACTTCGTATGATATTGCGATTCCTTCTGAATACGCAATTGAGAAAATGAAGGAAAAAGATTTACTTCTTTCGATTGATCATACAAAGATTCCAAACTTAAAAAATATTGACCCTTACTTTTTAGATTTATCATTTGACCCCAAAAATAAATATTCGATCCCATATTTCTGGGGAACAGTAGGAATTGTTTTTAATCCTACATTGCTCGATGGACAAACTTTTGAAAGCTGGGAAACACTTTGGGATCCTTCTTTAAGAGGGCAAGTTCTTTTAGTTGATGGTGCTCGTGAAGTTATTGGAATGGGACTAAATAGTTTAGGATACTCGCTAAACTCAACAAATGAAAAAGAATTACATGAAGCAGTAGAGAAACTGAAAAAGCTTTCTCCAAACATTAAGGCAATCATTGGAGATGAAGTAACTCAGCTCATGATAAACGAAGAAGCTGCTGTAGCACTCACCTGGTCTGGTCAAGCAGCGGATATGATGTGGGAAAATGAGGAACTTGACTATGCTGTTCCTAAAGAAGGATCGAACTTATGGTTTGATAATATGGTTATTCCTAAAACAGCAGCTAATATAGAAGGTGCTCATGCATTTATTAATTTCATATTAGATGCAGAAGTTTCAGCTCAAAATGCTGATTATGTCGGTTATTCTATTCCAAATGCAGCTGCGATGGAGTTAATGGATGAAGAGGTTACTTCCGATGAGCGTTTTTATCCTTCTGTGGAACAACGGGACAACCTAGAGGTATACAATAATCTTGGCCTTGAAATGCTTGGTAAGTACAATGAATTATTTTTAGAATTTAAGATGAGCTCAAACTAA
- a CDS encoding TlpA disulfide reductase family protein: MRLREELPEFSRTTQWMNGNVTKLNLIGEVPILVHFWSVSCHVCEGAFKIINDWKRIYGDKFKLVGVHMPRSKEDVNNRLIQAKAFQMNMTNPICLDHNLEITQKYQNRVVPTYYLFDKQGLLRHIQIGELGLKMLEKRLVLLMNESKKY, translated from the coding sequence ATGCGCTTAAGAGAGGAGTTACCCGAGTTTTCTCGGACTACTCAATGGATGAATGGAAATGTAACAAAGTTGAATTTAATAGGAGAGGTTCCTATTCTAGTTCACTTTTGGTCAGTGAGTTGCCATGTTTGTGAAGGGGCATTTAAAATCATTAATGATTGGAAAAGAATTTATGGTGATAAATTTAAGCTCGTTGGAGTGCATATGCCTAGGTCAAAAGAGGATGTTAATAATCGCCTTATCCAAGCGAAGGCTTTTCAAATGAATATGACCAACCCAATCTGTCTAGATCATAATTTAGAGATTACACAAAAATATCAAAATCGAGTAGTTCCAACTTATTATTTGTTTGATAAGCAAGGATTATTACGACATATCCAAATTGGAGAGCTTGGATTGAAAATGTTAGAAAAACGTTTAGTGCTTCTTATGAATGAATCAAAAAAATATTAG
- a CDS encoding BatA and WFA domain-containing protein: MGFNQLLFLWTAIFPIAVLLYYFFRKKYTKQSVSSTLFWQEVMKETKASPYLQHLQRNALFYLQMLAMILLVIALLQPFWKTKALAGEQVIFIVDTSATMEVNTNDTTLFEQHKIEMLSLVDQLSGKPLTVITTGNQPAVLLRQETNLNLIKSEINKLEVSYEDENMSKSLDFAQSFFQKKASSVYVFTDELDRQSLPLQYENVSWNVEGQTSEVTNTSIKRFGATKTSNGISALIQLENQSNKEQVTTLSLSNEQKELVKEDVTIPPNETVTLSFDEMIESSYLKASLDVQDQYALDNSMTVFMQDQLSKVFVDSSMHALVRTAFQSMDIEVSSVPAEQVGLLKEEGIIVTNQFGLIEQLESASLFIGRNDVSAKEINGVVQTTEHPLFSFANLSDIYVSAVYPPIDGYTTIATVGEEPFIQVSPRGDIIILSDIQMTDWPLSPSFPLFMWSVKEQLSAGNTYIGTFSPNERKPQSLGSALNEWEIYTMDDSYECSIENGGAFVAPKKPGLYVLRSNDIEKNFAVALSQKEKEIAKGATYQLSGQQIDQLENYDQQSFVPYILVLLLLLFVMEWEVQRRRGFTS; encoded by the coding sequence TTGGGGTTTAATCAACTATTATTTTTATGGACAGCGATATTTCCAATAGCTGTATTGCTTTATTATTTCTTTCGAAAAAAATATACGAAGCAGTCTGTTTCTTCTACACTTTTTTGGCAGGAAGTGATGAAAGAAACGAAAGCATCCCCTTATTTGCAGCATTTACAGCGCAATGCTTTATTTTATTTACAAATGCTTGCAATGATATTACTTGTTATTGCTTTACTTCAGCCGTTTTGGAAAACGAAAGCGCTTGCTGGGGAACAAGTAATCTTCATCGTAGATACTTCTGCAACAATGGAAGTAAATACAAATGATACTACGCTTTTTGAACAGCATAAAATAGAGATGCTAAGTCTTGTGGATCAATTATCAGGAAAGCCATTAACAGTGATTACTACGGGAAATCAACCAGCTGTTCTTCTGCGCCAAGAAACGAATCTTAATCTTATTAAAAGTGAGATAAATAAATTAGAAGTAAGCTATGAAGACGAAAATATGTCGAAGTCATTAGATTTTGCCCAATCCTTTTTCCAAAAAAAGGCTAGCTCCGTATATGTTTTTACAGATGAGTTAGATAGACAGTCGTTGCCTTTACAATATGAAAATGTTAGTTGGAATGTGGAAGGGCAAACATCGGAAGTAACCAATACGTCTATTAAACGTTTTGGTGCAACGAAAACGAGTAATGGAATTTCAGCTCTCATTCAACTAGAAAATCAGTCGAACAAGGAACAAGTAACCACTCTAAGTCTTTCAAACGAGCAGAAAGAATTAGTGAAAGAAGATGTGACAATACCACCAAATGAAACGGTTACGTTATCCTTCGATGAAATGATAGAATCTTCTTATTTAAAAGCATCTTTAGATGTTCAGGATCAATATGCTTTAGATAATTCGATGACTGTATTTATGCAGGATCAATTATCCAAAGTGTTTGTGGACAGTTCTATGCATGCACTTGTTCGTACTGCATTTCAATCGATGGATATAGAAGTGAGCAGTGTACCAGCTGAACAAGTGGGTTTATTGAAGGAAGAAGGCATAATCGTAACGAATCAATTCGGTTTAATTGAACAATTAGAAAGTGCCTCCTTATTTATTGGTAGAAATGACGTTTCTGCAAAAGAGATAAATGGAGTCGTTCAAACTACTGAACATCCGCTTTTTTCATTTGCTAATTTATCGGATATTTATGTAAGTGCCGTATACCCACCGATCGATGGATATACTACCATTGCGACAGTAGGTGAAGAGCCGTTTATACAGGTATCCCCGCGTGGAGATATTATCATTCTTTCCGATATTCAAATGACAGATTGGCCACTAAGTCCTTCATTTCCCTTATTCATGTGGAGTGTGAAGGAACAACTGTCCGCCGGAAATACGTATATAGGAACTTTTTCACCAAATGAGCGAAAGCCACAGTCACTTGGAAGTGCATTAAATGAATGGGAAATTTACACAATGGATGATTCTTATGAATGTTCCATTGAAAACGGTGGAGCTTTTGTTGCACCGAAGAAGCCAGGGTTATATGTGCTTCGTTCGAACGACATAGAAAAGAACTTTGCAGTTGCTTTATCTCAAAAGGAAAAAGAAATTGCAAAAGGAGCTACTTATCAATTAAGTGGACAACAGATAGATCAGCTAGAAAATTATGATCAGCAATCGTTTGTCCCTTATATTCTAGTACTATTATTGTTATTGTTTGTTATGGAGTGGGAGGTGCAAAGACGACGTGGATTTACGAGTTGA